The following coding sequences lie in one Niabella agricola genomic window:
- a CDS encoding LysR family transcriptional regulator — protein MFDFRLQVFHTVARRLNFTRAAEELFISQPAATKHVQEIEQHFKTKLFERNGSRISLTEAGKVLLRYTEALFGIYRKMELELHSFAAQHKGRMRIGASTTIAEYLLPPALAAFKSRFQDISVILTSGNTEHIEQLLQKSEIDFGMIEGQPKSSLFKYTPFIKDEIVLVASGKNPITKKQRISLKELQQLPMVLREPGSGTLEVITKHLKAKGIRLSQLNREIQLASSESIKSYISNSMAVSFLSIHTILGELNNNELAIVDVQGMDIERHFQFIQLHSGAAAIPDYFMKFINHYNFK, from the coding sequence ATGTTCGATTTCAGATTACAAGTATTTCATACCGTGGCCCGGCGGCTGAACTTTACGCGCGCCGCCGAAGAGTTGTTTATTTCCCAGCCGGCAGCTACCAAACATGTGCAGGAAATTGAGCAGCATTTTAAAACCAAATTATTTGAACGGAACGGCTCCAGGATTTCGTTGACCGAAGCCGGAAAGGTATTGCTGCGCTATACGGAAGCGCTTTTTGGCATTTACCGGAAAATGGAACTGGAGTTGCATTCTTTTGCCGCACAGCACAAAGGCAGGATGCGGATCGGAGCCAGCACCACCATTGCCGAATACCTGCTGCCACCCGCTTTAGCCGCTTTTAAAAGCCGGTTTCAGGACATTTCCGTTATCCTCACCAGCGGCAACACCGAACATATCGAGCAGTTATTACAAAAAAGCGAGATCGATTTTGGAATGATCGAAGGACAGCCCAAGAGCAGCCTGTTCAAATATACGCCCTTTATTAAAGATGAAATTGTACTGGTGGCATCCGGGAAAAATCCCATTACAAAAAAGCAAAGGATCTCCTTAAAAGAACTACAGCAGCTGCCGATGGTTTTAAGAGAACCAGGGTCGGGAACGCTGGAAGTGATCACCAAACACCTGAAGGCAAAAGGCATCCGGCTTTCGCAGCTCAACCGCGAGATACAACTGGCCAGTTCAGAAAGCATCAAATCCTATATTTCCAATTCCATGGCCGTTTCCTTCCTCTCCATTCATACCATATTGGGTGAACTTAACAATAATGAACTGGCCATTGTGGACGTGCAGGGAATGGACATTGAACGGCATTTCCAGTTTATACAACTGCACAGCGGTGCGGCCGCCATACCCGACTATTTTATGAAATTCATCAACCACTATAATTTTAAATAA
- the nhaA gene encoding Na+/H+ antiporter NhaA produces MLKRINLDTFRKYVNANSIGGLILIGCVCISLLIANLPAGRSFENWLGTYIGWETGSIGLRFSILHWINDGLMAVFFLLVGLEIKREMVEGELSTPSKAMLPVIAAFGGAILPAVIFVLLNKGTTTVSGWGIPMATDIAFALAAITLLGKKVPASLKVFLAALAIVDDLIAILVIALFYSSEIHFNYLLYAGAVMILLIIFNRLNMKRRWCYMVPGLFVWYFIHHSGIHATIAGVLVAMTLPTTPDATESPLEKLEHALTKPVNFFIIPLFALANTNIRFEPSMVKGLTAPLGMGIIIGLIAGKCVGIFFSTWAGVRLGIGKLPRQAGWMHMIGLGLLAGIGFTMSIFISLLSFDDPLLVAEAKLAILVASVFAALLGCSVLLMIHRKGTPLKQKKP; encoded by the coding sequence ATGCTGAAGCGAATCAATTTAGATACCTTTCGGAAATATGTAAACGCAAACTCAATTGGAGGCCTCATCCTGATTGGATGTGTATGCATTTCCCTGCTGATCGCCAATCTTCCGGCGGGCCGTTCTTTTGAAAACTGGCTGGGTACCTATATCGGCTGGGAGACCGGCAGTATCGGGTTGCGGTTCTCCATCCTGCATTGGATCAACGACGGGCTGATGGCGGTTTTTTTCCTGCTGGTAGGGCTGGAAATCAAAAGGGAGATGGTAGAAGGAGAGCTTTCTACGCCAAGTAAGGCCATGCTTCCGGTGATCGCCGCTTTCGGCGGAGCGATTCTGCCGGCGGTTATTTTCGTGTTGCTGAATAAGGGAACGACCACGGTTTCCGGCTGGGGTATTCCTATGGCTACGGATATTGCCTTTGCGCTTGCTGCAATCACTTTGCTGGGTAAAAAGGTGCCGGCCAGCCTGAAAGTGTTCCTGGCAGCATTGGCCATTGTAGATGACCTGATCGCCATCCTGGTGATTGCGCTGTTTTATTCTTCCGAGATTCATTTTAATTACCTCCTGTACGCCGGTGCGGTGATGATCCTGCTGATTATTTTTAACCGGCTCAATATGAAAAGACGTTGGTGCTACATGGTACCCGGACTCTTTGTCTGGTATTTTATTCATCATTCCGGAATACATGCCACCATTGCCGGTGTACTGGTTGCCATGACCCTGCCAACTACGCCGGATGCTACGGAGTCGCCGCTTGAAAAGCTGGAACATGCATTAACAAAGCCGGTGAATTTTTTTATCATACCGCTTTTTGCACTGGCCAATACGAATATCCGTTTTGAGCCGTCGATGGTAAAGGGCCTGACGGCCCCCCTGGGGATGGGGATCATCATCGGGCTAATTGCCGGGAAATGCGTGGGCATCTTTTTTTCTACCTGGGCCGGCGTTCGGCTGGGTATTGGTAAATTGCCGCGGCAGGCAGGCTGGATGCATATGATCGGATTGGGGCTGCTCGCGGGCATCGGGTTTACCATGTCGATCTTTATCAGTCTGCTTTCCTTTGATGATCCGTTGCTGGTGGCGGAGGCAAAGCTGGCAATCCTGGTGGCTTCTGTCTTTGCTGCCCTGCTGGGCTGCAGTGTTTTGCTGATGATCCACCGGAAAGGCACTCCGCTCAAGCAAAAAAAGCCATGA
- a CDS encoding bestrophin family protein, translating to MTIYNSKEWFKSVFYIHRSDTFRKLIPYLLLMALLSWGIAYLELEYLKLSEKSWLRNINMVHNLLGFALSLLLVFRTNTAYDRWWEARRQWGTLTNVCRSLAIKLDAFLPGEDKGSRHFFRKSIPLFSQTLFSFLRSDYTTFMLDTMEHPELDLEKKHGPNQVASLIFRYVTELYQAGKISGDQLIVLNNELQSLTDVAGACERIKNTPIPYSYSSFIKKFIVVYVLTLPVGFVFSMGYFVIAAVPFVFYVLASLELIAESIENPFGTDPDDLPLEQMVHNMKKHIQEVLRA from the coding sequence ATGACAATCTATAATTCCAAAGAATGGTTTAAATCGGTTTTTTATATTCACAGGTCGGATACGTTCCGGAAGCTGATCCCTTACCTGTTGCTGATGGCCTTATTGTCCTGGGGTATTGCCTACCTGGAGCTGGAATATCTGAAACTGTCTGAAAAAAGCTGGCTGCGAAATATTAATATGGTACATAACCTGCTGGGGTTTGCGCTGTCGCTTCTGCTCGTTTTTCGTACCAATACGGCCTACGACCGCTGGTGGGAGGCCCGCAGACAGTGGGGAACGCTTACCAATGTGTGTCGCTCGCTGGCGATTAAGCTGGATGCATTTCTGCCGGGCGAAGATAAGGGCAGCAGGCATTTCTTCCGTAAATCCATACCTCTGTTTTCACAAACCCTGTTCAGTTTTTTACGCTCGGATTATACCACGTTTATGCTGGATACGATGGAACATCCGGAGCTGGATCTGGAAAAAAAGCATGGCCCCAACCAGGTAGCTTCCCTGATCTTCCGGTATGTAACGGAACTTTACCAGGCGGGGAAGATATCGGGCGACCAGCTGATCGTACTCAACAATGAGCTGCAATCCCTAACCGATGTGGCCGGTGCCTGCGAGCGTATAAAAAATACCCCCATTCCTTATTCCTACAGTTCCTTTATCAAAAAATTTATCGTTGTTTATGTGCTAACGCTGCCAGTTGGCTTTGTGTTTTCTATGGGCTATTTTGTAATTGCTGCGGTACCTTTTGTATTTTATGTGCTGGCCTCGCTGGAATTGATCGCCGAATCTATTGAGAATCCTTTCGGTACAGATCCGGACGACCTGCCGCTGGAGCAGATGGTGCACAATATGAAAAAGCATATACAGGAGGTGTTGCGGGCCTGA
- a CDS encoding helix-turn-helix transcriptional regulator: MSFEQMNKFDRIVAILIQLQSKRIVKAQDLADRFGVSLRTIYRDIRTLQTAGVPISSEAGIGYELVEGYRLPPVMFTREEASSFVAAEKLMQKFIDKRLGDHFASAIAKMKAVLRMADKDWISSIESQVQVRTAQSIFNEKVPEALSVLFDSLAQKVQVEIRYKKIESRTPEIRKIEPVGVFHENDFWYIMAYCHLRKDYRRFRTDRIQGILKTEVPFTKEHPELKEFLNRRKEVPRTKVRIVVEPKVAAYLQWNRHYHGYTEEKETPQGIEMTFMSSYPESDFARWFLGFGDHAKILEPESLKKTVHSIVEKQLENLKAQ, from the coding sequence ATGTCTTTTGAGCAAATGAATAAATTCGACCGCATTGTGGCCATCCTGATCCAGCTGCAGTCGAAACGTATTGTAAAAGCGCAGGACCTGGCCGACCGGTTTGGAGTAAGCCTGCGTACGATCTACCGGGATATCCGGACCCTGCAAACAGCCGGTGTACCCATTTCCAGTGAAGCGGGTATTGGTTATGAATTGGTGGAAGGATACCGGCTGCCGCCCGTGATGTTTACAAGGGAAGAAGCCTCCAGTTTTGTGGCGGCAGAAAAGTTGATGCAGAAGTTCATCGACAAGCGGCTGGGCGATCATTTTGCATCGGCCATTGCCAAGATGAAGGCAGTACTACGTATGGCTGATAAGGACTGGATTTCGAGTATCGAATCGCAGGTACAGGTGCGTACCGCCCAAAGCATTTTTAATGAAAAGGTTCCGGAGGCATTGTCGGTATTATTCGATAGCCTGGCCCAGAAAGTGCAGGTGGAGATCCGGTATAAAAAAATCGAATCCCGTACACCTGAGATCCGGAAAATAGAGCCGGTGGGTGTGTTTCATGAAAATGATTTCTGGTATATCATGGCATATTGCCATCTGCGCAAAGATTATCGGCGCTTTCGGACCGACCGGATCCAGGGTATTCTTAAAACGGAGGTGCCTTTTACAAAAGAACACCCGGAGCTAAAGGAATTTTTAAACCGGCGAAAGGAAGTGCCCCGCACCAAAGTGCGCATTGTAGTGGAGCCCAAGGTGGCGGCTTACCTGCAATGGAACCGGCATTATCACGGGTATACAGAAGAAAAAGAAACGCCCCAGGGCATTGAAATGACCTTTATGAGCAGCTACCCCGAAAGTGACTTTGCACGGTGGTTCCTGGGCTTCGGGGACCATGCAAAAATACTTGAGCCCGAATCTTTAAAGAAAACTGTTCATTCCATCGTAGAAAAGCAGTTGGAGAACCTCAAGGCGCAATAA
- a CDS encoding DinB family protein: MTTTATAQATVISKKQLLNHWQGHRSLTRRVIEAFPEKELFEFSVAGMRPFSDLAIELLSIGGPALKAIVDRAATPYSEEGIAPKSKEALLKLWDAETATINTYFARIPEEDFSETFNLFGQYEFPIYQNIFYFIDNEIHHRGQGYVYLRALGIQPPFFWER; encoded by the coding sequence ATGACAACAACAGCAACCGCACAAGCCACCGTTATCAGCAAAAAACAATTATTAAACCATTGGCAGGGGCACCGTTCCCTTACCCGCCGGGTCATTGAAGCGTTCCCCGAGAAAGAACTGTTTGAGTTCTCTGTGGCGGGTATGCGTCCTTTTTCAGACCTGGCCATCGAATTGCTGTCGATTGGCGGACCTGCACTAAAAGCCATTGTGGACCGGGCGGCTACGCCCTACAGCGAGGAAGGCATTGCCCCCAAAAGCAAAGAAGCGCTGCTCAAATTGTGGGATGCCGAAACAGCAACCATCAACACGTACTTTGCCCGGATTCCTGAGGAAGACTTTTCCGAGACGTTTAATCTTTTTGGCCAGTATGAGTTTCCCATTTATCAGAACATTTTTTATTTTATTGACAATGAGATCCATCACCGCGGACAAGGTTATGTTTATCTCCGGGCATTAGGTATTCAGCCGCCTTTCTTTTGGGAACGTTAA
- the ilvA gene encoding threonine ammonia-lyase IlvA, with translation MQIEFEKAMERLKGIVTKTPLQYNQNLSKQYQCNVYLKREDLQVVRSYKLRGAFNMMQCFSREELQKGVVCASAGNHAQGVAYSCNRLNVHGVIFMPSITPNQKIEQTKMFGEANIEIILTGDTFDDCAAAAKVYTEEHNMVFIPPFDHERIIEGQGTVGVEIWNDLKKIDHIIIPNGGGGLCAGVSTYIKSVSPHTKITGAEPEGAPSMTMALKNGGPIELKTIDRFVDGAAVKKVGQLTYELCKAHLDEIRLVPEGKICSTILQLYNKDAIVAEPAGALSIAALDFMREEIKGKNVVCIVSGSNNDIDRMQEIKERSLQYEGLKHYFLVNFAQRPGALKEFVNHVLGPHDDITRFEYMQKTNKESGPALIGIELKHREDYDPLIQNLEKAQIEFTELNKDNTLFSYLV, from the coding sequence ATGCAGATTGAATTTGAAAAAGCTATGGAACGGTTAAAGGGAATTGTTACAAAAACGCCGTTGCAATACAACCAAAATCTTTCAAAACAGTATCAATGTAATGTTTACCTGAAGCGGGAGGACCTTCAGGTGGTACGCTCTTATAAACTCCGGGGTGCATTCAATATGATGCAATGCTTTAGCCGGGAAGAGCTGCAAAAAGGCGTGGTTTGTGCCAGTGCCGGCAACCATGCGCAGGGCGTTGCCTATAGCTGCAACCGTCTCAATGTTCATGGAGTGATCTTTATGCCCAGTATTACACCTAACCAAAAGATCGAGCAGACCAAAATGTTTGGCGAAGCCAATATCGAAATTATCCTCACGGGCGACACCTTTGATGATTGTGCCGCTGCCGCAAAAGTGTATACAGAAGAGCACAATATGGTCTTTATTCCTCCCTTCGACCATGAGCGCATCATAGAAGGACAGGGCACCGTAGGAGTAGAAATATGGAATGATCTGAAAAAGATCGATCATATTATTATTCCTAACGGCGGCGGCGGGCTTTGTGCCGGGGTCAGTACTTATATCAAATCGGTGAGTCCCCATACAAAAATCACCGGGGCGGAGCCGGAAGGCGCCCCTTCTATGACCATGGCGCTGAAAAATGGTGGCCCCATAGAACTAAAAACCATTGACCGTTTTGTAGACGGGGCCGCTGTAAAAAAAGTCGGGCAGCTCACCTATGAGCTCTGCAAGGCGCACCTGGATGAAATACGCCTGGTTCCCGAGGGCAAGATCTGCAGCACCATTTTGCAATTGTATAATAAAGACGCCATAGTAGCGGAACCAGCCGGCGCATTGTCCATTGCAGCGCTGGATTTTATGCGGGAGGAAATTAAAGGAAAGAACGTGGTATGCATCGTAAGCGGTAGCAATAACGATATTGACCGTATGCAGGAAATCAAGGAGCGAAGCCTGCAATACGAAGGGCTGAAACATTACTTTCTTGTAAATTTTGCCCAGCGTCCGGGCGCGCTCAAGGAATTTGTAAACCACGTACTGGGCCCGCACGACGATATCACCCGTTTTGAATACATGCAAAAAACCAATAAGGAAAGCGGACCAGCGCTGATCGGTATTGAGCTGAAGCACCGCGAAGATTACGACCCTCTGATTCAAAACCTGGAAAAAGCGCAGATCGAATTCACTGAGCTCAACAAGGACAATACCCTATTTAGCTACCTGGTATAA
- a CDS encoding ATP-binding cassette domain-containing protein, which produces MSILNIQQLSVNYGSKTVLDNLSLTINPGEGWVIKGESGSGKTTLGKAIAGTVKYSGDIQINFDAQSHLPATVLFVESWYRFTNLEGDRNFYYQQRYNHQQRRDTVTIARELELYGKEHALNNDRLNALIDTLDYAKVLDEQLFEISSGEHKKLQLVKALWLRPQLLVIDQPYTGLDVNSRGRLNQLLNDYTGNGGTLLLLSNDAELPASINAFAVMKNGNLEMTDTALTFEEKPLKPLPDFLKEPPQYTTSTLIRMKDVHVQYDGKQVLTDIQWQVNAGERWLLQGHNGSGKSTLLSLITGDHPQAYANDIKLFGVQRGGGESIWDIKRRIGLISPELHWYFDANATVLQSLASGFFDSNGLYRQLRYMQKQQLNELLHFLDLYDVKDELLSTLPLGKQRLALLGRTIIKNPQLLVLDEPCQGLDRQQTQYFNNLVDEISKNGVTIIYVGHFETQLPACITHKLVLQDGKIIALHSADLLQ; this is translated from the coding sequence ATGTCTATTCTCAACATACAACAGCTCTCCGTTAACTACGGTAGTAAAACCGTTTTAGACAACCTGTCGCTTACTATAAACCCGGGCGAAGGCTGGGTCATAAAAGGAGAAAGCGGCAGCGGCAAGACCACGCTGGGCAAGGCCATCGCAGGAACCGTAAAATATTCTGGCGATATCCAAATCAACTTCGATGCGCAAAGTCATTTGCCTGCAACCGTTCTTTTTGTTGAAAGCTGGTATCGTTTTACCAACCTGGAAGGCGACCGGAATTTTTATTACCAGCAGCGCTACAATCATCAACAGCGAAGAGACACCGTAACCATTGCAAGAGAATTGGAACTGTATGGCAAAGAACATGCTTTAAACAACGATCGTTTAAACGCGTTGATTGATACACTGGATTATGCAAAAGTCCTGGATGAACAGCTTTTCGAGATTTCCAGCGGTGAACATAAAAAGCTACAGCTGGTAAAGGCGCTCTGGCTGCGTCCCCAGTTACTGGTCATTGACCAACCCTATACCGGGCTGGATGTAAACTCACGCGGACGCCTTAATCAGCTGCTCAACGATTATACCGGTAACGGCGGCACCCTGCTCCTGCTAAGTAACGATGCCGAGCTGCCAGCCAGCATCAACGCATTTGCCGTTATGAAGAACGGCAATCTTGAGATGACGGATACCGCACTCACCTTTGAAGAAAAACCTTTAAAACCCCTTCCCGATTTTTTAAAAGAACCGCCGCAGTACACCACATCAACGCTGATCCGTATGAAGGACGTGCATGTACAGTATGACGGGAAGCAGGTATTAACAGATATACAATGGCAGGTGAATGCAGGTGAACGATGGCTGCTTCAGGGACATAATGGCTCCGGAAAATCAACCCTGCTCAGTTTAATAACCGGCGACCATCCCCAGGCATATGCCAACGATATCAAATTATTTGGAGTACAACGCGGCGGCGGGGAAAGTATCTGGGACATCAAGAGAAGGATTGGCCTGATATCTCCGGAACTGCACTGGTATTTTGATGCAAATGCTACTGTTTTACAAAGCCTGGCCTCCGGCTTCTTCGATAGCAATGGTTTATACCGGCAACTACGTTATATGCAAAAACAACAACTAAACGAGCTGCTGCATTTCCTGGACCTTTATGATGTAAAGGATGAGCTTTTAAGCACACTGCCGCTGGGTAAGCAGCGCCTGGCCTTACTGGGACGTACCATCATTAAAAACCCGCAACTATTGGTTTTAGACGAGCCTTGCCAGGGACTGGATCGGCAACAAACGCAATATTTTAATAACCTGGTAGACGAGATCAGTAAAAACGGCGTTACCATTATTTATGTAGGTCACTTTGAAACACAACTACCTGCATGTATTACACATAAACTGGTGTTGCAGGACGGGAAAATCATAGCTCTACACAGCGCTGATCTGCTGCAATAA
- the ilvC gene encoding ketol-acid reductoisomerase, with the protein MANYFNTLPLREQLNQLGVCEFMSNDEFLDGVDALKGKKIVIVGCGAQGLNQGLNLRDSGLDVSYALRKEAIDEKRASWKNATDNNFKVGTYEELIPTADLVINLTPDKQHTAVVSAVMPLMKQGATLSYSHGFNIVEEGMQIRKDLTVIMVAPKSPGSEVRAEYLRGFGVPTLIAVHPENDPEGKGLEQAKAYCVGTGGHRAGVLRSSFVAEVKSDLMGEQTILCGLLQTGSILSFDKMIEKGIDPGYASKLVQYGVEVITEALKHGGVTGMMDRLSNPAKIKAFRVSEELKTIMRPLFQKHQDDIMSGEFSRVMMEDWANGDANLLKWRAETGETAFEKTPAGDVKIGEQEYFDNYTLMVAFIKAGVELAFETMVEAGIKPESAYYESLHETPLIANTIARKKLFEMNRVISDTAEYGCYLFDQACKPLLSDFMKTVDTDLVGKNFNEGKDGAVDNQELVEVNEAIRQHPVEKVGTVLRKAMTAMKAIKTA; encoded by the coding sequence ATGGCAAATTACTTTAACACACTACCCCTGAGAGAGCAGCTCAATCAACTGGGCGTTTGCGAATTCATGAGCAATGATGAGTTCCTGGATGGCGTGGATGCACTAAAAGGAAAAAAAATCGTGATCGTTGGTTGCGGCGCACAAGGCCTGAACCAGGGCTTAAACCTGAGAGATAGTGGTCTGGACGTTTCTTATGCCCTGCGCAAAGAAGCAATAGATGAAAAAAGAGCCAGCTGGAAAAACGCTACGGATAATAACTTCAAAGTAGGCACTTATGAGGAACTGATTCCCACCGCGGACCTGGTCATTAACCTGACCCCGGACAAGCAGCACACCGCTGTTGTGAGTGCTGTTATGCCTTTGATGAAACAAGGCGCAACCCTTTCTTATTCTCATGGCTTCAACATCGTTGAAGAAGGCATGCAGATCCGTAAAGACCTGACTGTAATTATGGTGGCTCCCAAAAGCCCCGGAAGCGAGGTGCGCGCAGAATACCTGCGGGGCTTTGGCGTTCCTACCCTTATTGCCGTACATCCCGAAAATGATCCGGAAGGCAAGGGCCTGGAACAGGCAAAAGCATATTGTGTGGGAACAGGCGGACATCGTGCCGGTGTGTTACGGTCTTCTTTTGTAGCGGAAGTCAAATCCGACCTGATGGGCGAACAAACCATTCTTTGCGGCTTGCTGCAAACCGGCTCCATTCTTTCTTTCGATAAAATGATCGAAAAAGGCATCGATCCGGGCTACGCTTCCAAACTGGTGCAATACGGTGTGGAAGTGATCACCGAAGCCCTGAAACACGGCGGCGTTACCGGTATGATGGACCGTTTAAGCAATCCTGCGAAGATCAAAGCCTTCCGGGTTTCAGAAGAACTGAAAACGATTATGCGCCCGCTGTTCCAGAAGCACCAGGACGATATCATGAGCGGCGAGTTTAGCCGTGTAATGATGGAAGACTGGGCTAACGGTGATGCCAACCTGCTGAAATGGAGAGCAGAAACCGGGGAAACCGCTTTTGAAAAAACACCGGCCGGCGACGTAAAGATCGGCGAACAGGAATACTTTGACAACTATACATTAATGGTTGCCTTTATTAAGGCAGGCGTGGAACTGGCATTTGAAACCATGGTTGAAGCCGGCATTAAACCGGAGTCTGCATACTATGAGTCGCTGCACGAAACTCCTTTAATTGCCAATACCATTGCACGGAAAAAGCTATTCGAAATGAACCGCGTGATTTCCGATACGGCAGAGTATGGTTGCTACCTGTTTGACCAGGCATGTAAGCCTTTACTGTCCGATTTCATGAAGACTGTAGATACAGACCTTGTAGGCAAAAACTTCAATGAAGGAAAAGACGGTGCTGTTGACAACCAGGAGCTGGTTGAAGTAAACGAAGCCATCCGTCAGCATCCCGTAGAGAAAGTAGGCACGGTGTTACGTAAGGCCATGACCGCTATGAAAGCGATCAAAACTGCCTGA
- a CDS encoding DinB family protein, translated as MYTFNIIDSIRQKAITLIKATPLETLNQVPAGFNNNIIWNFGHLVVSGYGLVFKVTQVDPGFIIPLYERYKKGSKPAAPATQQEIDELIALASNFTLAVKEALDANRFQEITMYTTDTFGVPVTTIEEMLITVAAHDTLHWQAMRDYTRILNVK; from the coding sequence ATGTACACATTCAATATCATTGACAGCATCCGGCAAAAAGCAATCACATTGATAAAAGCGACCCCTCTTGAAACGCTTAACCAGGTGCCTGCCGGCTTCAACAATAACATCATCTGGAACTTCGGCCACCTGGTGGTTAGCGGCTATGGCCTGGTATTCAAGGTTACGCAAGTAGATCCCGGCTTTATCATTCCCCTGTATGAGCGCTACAAGAAGGGCAGCAAACCTGCTGCACCAGCCACTCAGCAGGAAATCGATGAGCTCATCGCGTTAGCCAGCAACTTTACATTGGCAGTAAAAGAGGCGCTCGATGCTAACCGCTTTCAGGAAATAACCATGTACACTACCGATACCTTTGGCGTACCGGTAACCACCATCGAAGAAATGCTGATCACAGTGGCAGCGCACGACACCCTGCACTGGCAGGCAATGCGTGATTATACAAGAATATTAAACGTCAAATAA
- a CDS encoding glyoxalase superfamily protein yields MTAEKTIPVLRIFDYAKAIEFYVDWLGFTIVWEHRFEDNTPVYLEVEKDGITLHLSEHHGDGTPGTHVFVWCTGLKDFHNTILNKPYKYNRPGLEETFYGAYCVTVNDPFNNRISFNERIPGNKN; encoded by the coding sequence ATGACGGCAGAAAAGACTATACCCGTACTGCGCATCTTTGACTACGCAAAAGCCATTGAATTTTACGTAGACTGGCTGGGGTTTACCATTGTATGGGAGCACCGGTTTGAGGACAACACACCGGTTTACCTGGAAGTGGAAAAAGACGGCATCACCCTGCATCTCAGTGAACATCATGGAGACGGCACGCCCGGCACCCATGTTTTTGTATGGTGCACCGGCTTAAAAGATTTTCACAACACAATCCTCAACAAACCGTACAAATACAACCGTCCGGGGCTGGAAGAAACCTTTTATGGCGCATATTGCGTTACGGTTAACGACCCATTTAATAACCGGATATCTTTCAACGAACGGATCCCCGGCAATAAAAATTAA
- the ilvN gene encoding acetolactate synthase small subunit, whose protein sequence is MKQQYTITVYAEDQIGLLARITIIFSRRKINIDSLNTSSSEIPGIHRFNIVIDETEEVVKKLCKQIEKQVEVLKAYYHLNSEIIWQELALYKVPTSQVTDKMIVERVLREYGARVVSINNDYTVFECTGHREETDKLVKLFEEYGLIEFVRGARVAIIKSSEGFHKKIKEFEAREPGEEVIENEFLNEQDSVFSM, encoded by the coding sequence ATGAAACAACAATATACCATAACCGTTTACGCGGAAGACCAGATCGGGCTGCTGGCCCGCATTACAATCATTTTTTCCCGGCGGAAAATCAATATCGACAGCCTAAATACTTCTTCTTCCGAAATCCCCGGCATTCACCGGTTCAATATTGTAATTGACGAAACAGAAGAAGTCGTAAAGAAATTGTGCAAGCAGATCGAAAAGCAGGTGGAGGTACTGAAAGCTTACTATCACCTCAACAGCGAGATCATCTGGCAGGAACTGGCATTATACAAAGTACCTACCAGCCAGGTAACCGACAAAATGATCGTAGAACGCGTATTGCGGGAGTACGGCGCCCGTGTGGTATCCATTAATAATGACTATACGGTATTCGAATGTACGGGGCATAGGGAAGAAACCGACAAACTTGTAAAGCTGTTTGAAGAATACGGGCTGATCGAATTTGTGCGTGGTGCACGGGTGGCCATTATTAAGAGCAGTGAAGGTTTCCACAAGAAAATCAAGGAATTTGAAGCCCGGGAACCGGGAGAAGAAGTAATCGAGAACGAATTCCTGAATGAGCAGGACTCTGTGTTTAGCATGTAA
- a CDS encoding O-methyltransferase produces MTDHVLINIPVQYQSIALKTKALGFDMPSDLQTGSLLQTLVAAKPGGRILELGTGTGLATSWILGGMSNNASLVSVDNNELLISVAKEQLKDERIDFVCADAYEWIAAYKGAQFDLIFADAMPGKYDLFEETFALLKTGGIYFIDDMLPQPNWPEGHAQRVTAFIATLETRTDLVLTKLHWSTGIIIVTKTSNFKLQTQQ; encoded by the coding sequence ATGACAGACCATGTACTCATAAACATTCCGGTTCAATACCAATCCATCGCACTCAAAACGAAGGCGCTGGGCTTTGATATGCCCTCCGACCTGCAAACCGGAAGCCTGTTACAAACCCTGGTGGCCGCAAAGCCCGGAGGCAGGATCCTGGAACTGGGCACCGGAACCGGACTGGCAACTTCCTGGATCCTGGGTGGCATGAGCAACAACGCTTCGCTGGTATCCGTTGACAACAACGAATTACTGATCAGCGTAGCGAAGGAGCAGCTAAAAGACGAACGGATTGATTTTGTATGTGCGGATGCCTACGAATGGATCGCTGCTTATAAAGGCGCACAGTTTGATCTCATCTTTGCCGATGCCATGCCGGGAAAATACGATCTTTTCGAAGAAACATTTGCTTTGTTAAAAACCGGGGGCATTTATTTTATTGACGACATGCTTCCGCAACCCAATTGGCCGGAAGGACATGCGCAAAGAGTAACCGCCTTCATTGCCACCCTGGAAACAAGAACCGATCTTGTACTTACAAAATTGCATTGGTCAACCGGAATCATCATCGTTACAAAAACTTCAAACTTTAAACTTCAAACACAGCAATGA